TCCAAGGAGGAAGGATCGGGGCCGTTAACGGGATGCATCCGAACGGTAAGGTAGACGAATCATGCATGCAATCCCGTGAAGTGTGGACGGGAGTAACGTATGCCGCGGCTGCTACCATGATCCACGCCGGAATGGCGGAGCAGGCTTTCACCACCGCCGAAGGCATATTCCTAGCTAGCTGGTCGGACGAGGGATACGGGTATGTCACATCAACTCACCACaccacaacacaacacaacacaacaacATTTGCTCGAGTACGAAGATGGTCTAATCCCGTCTTTACTCGTGCAGGTATGCTTTCCAGACGCCAGAAGGCTGGACGACTGACGGCCACTTCCGTTCCCTCATATACATGAGGCCGCTCGCCATATGGGCGATGCAATGGGCTCTGTCCTCGTCGAAGACGATCAGGAAAGCCCCTGTGGTCATGGCGATGGATAGATCGCATGTACCCTCCGATACTGCAAATCCCTCATGCAACGAGGGTGGCACGAAAAAGATAGCGAAGAAGCCGTGGTGCTTTGGCAATGCCGTATTTCACTGTTCGTGTTGAGAGGAAGTGCATAGATGGGAACCTAATTTTACTGCATTTGTATGACAATTgtaattcattcatttttaaCATTGTATAGTCGAATTCTAGTTCAAATTTATGCAAAATGTTGTAAGCATGACTTCGGACTTCAAAATTTAACGGACTAGAAAATGCCAAgattttttaattacatttattaaaaaaaattcaattaatgcaaacaaaattaaaaattaaaaaaataaataaaaatatgaaaatattaaaGTGATACATAAAATGAGACCAAAAATGTAACTATTGAATGTGAAGTCATATTTGATAGCCTTATTTTTTCTTTCGTGCATTCTTAAATTAATAGTGGGAGTAAAATTTGAATTctcaaatatacaaaaataaattttcataattttcgaATAAAAAGGAAAGGAGACTATGTCTATATTTAGTCAGTTCAATGATTGGAGTATAAAATCTAAATACAACGGTAATTAATTACAGTATCTTTTTATCCAATTGTCAATCCTCACTTAACTCTTGCTTGCTTGTAATAATAATGCCCACAGCTCTCGGTTGGGCAAATCAACTGACATCTGTCAATCATGTCCATTTCTGTCGTCATCAAGTATTCAATTTCGTCAATGAAATTCTAAACTTGCGCTTCACAAAGTTACCTTTACGCTCTATTTAataactagggatgtcaatcgggccggttCTATTCGGGTTGCAGGTCAAtcaggtgcgggctaatcgggttgtaaaagttcaaccctaaaccTAAAAGCTCAGGTTTCGGGCTAGTCCAGCGGTTAagcgggttgctaccgataagattaacatgtgatcgatcaaataaataatgatgaaaattagttatattcataaaatgtaaaatatttaattatgataaatctGAGATATATCGTCAaattcaatcataaacatgatcaaatactaatatttgagatatttcgtgaaattttaatgcatgttttagaaatttaaatagttttttaagtgaatttgaagtttttaatttatttatcaattattatattaataaaaattcaatatataatttgtatatttaatattagattgaaagttatttttttagttatctatattataaaattaatcaatgaagtgttgaattatgagtaaaaaatagaataatagaaattttatcgggttttcgggccagcccatcgggttttcgggtctggccctaacgggtcgcAAGTTAATCGGGTGCAtgctaatcgggttttaattttatcgggctagaaattttcagcCATAActctataaatttggcgggctattcgggccaacctacgggttgcgggctacattgacatccctattaaTAACCCATTATTATCTGATATTTTGTTCCATTTCCTTCCCCAAGATTTGGCCCAGAGCAAAATTGGACATTGTTCTTTTTTGGGAGCAAGACGAATAAATGTGAGTCGACTGATCTGTTTCCACTTTCCAGCTTATTTATTGCTTATTTATGCAAAAAGATGTCATCTTGAAAAACTTGCTTGAACTACAATCAAAATGTGCTCTCTTTCACTGAATGCAAGAGGAGATAGAGGTAGTTGAGTAGTTGAAGTAATCCGTTAACTGCATAATTCTTCCATCAGAACCGAGTGACAGGTAATGAACTTTTCGGTGTGAGATGAGGCATTGAGGTTTATCAGAAATCAGAATATGTTTGTGGTTTGGGTTTGGTCTCATATCCTCATTTCTTAGTTCACTAATGGATTCTTAGTCATTCTTGATTGTGGATTGTAGTGTTGTGGAAATGACGAGGAAGATGCTTGTTGATGGGGATCTGGATAAATCTGATGAAGGGGAGGCTCTCTATGACTTTGATTTGTTTGTGATTGGGGCAGGAAGTGGAGGAGTTCGTGCCTCGAGATTCTCTGCTCAATATGGAGCTAAGGTAACAACAATGAGAGTGCAACTGCGAGATTCTGTTGGTACATGGTGCATATTCCGACAGTTCACTTTAGTGTTGAGGTCTACATACTTGGTGCAACAATATAAACTGCTTAGTGAAAATTTGTTCTTATTCTTGTTTATCATTGCTGGTTTGCTTGTAAGTGTGTTCTTAATCTTGTAGCTCGGCCAAAATCTGTTAAATTCTTATTTCTGCAATGGCTATTGCACATTTGTCTGTGGGAGATGTGGTGTCCGGTTATGCGTTAATGTATGTCAGCTTCCATGCTTCGATCTAAATAACTAAGAAAATAACTGAATGACAAGTGCTACAAGGGGCCGTTCTTCAAATTGGGACCTGAGATGTGTTATGATGTTATCTATTATTAGTTCTTTAGTTATGgttgagtatttttttaaacatTTCTATTTCCTGGTTTAGTAAGGTTGTTTACATATACATTGTTCACTTCTTTTTAAGCTGATGAGTCCTAATAATGTGATATTTTAAAGTTTATCTTCACTCAAATACTTCCAATGCTAACAGGTTGGGATCTGTGAGCTTCCATTTCATCCTATCAGCTCTGAAGTTATTGGAGGAGTTGGCGGAACGTAAGTAAAAAGTAGTATTAGATTCATTAGGTTTGTGTGTGATGCCTTTCTAACGATAGTTTTACAAAGAATATCTGCCTGAATTCCTGCATTTTTATAGTTCACTTCCTGGGTGTCAGCCAAAACATAAGCGAAGTCTTTTTTATGATAATATTTTGTGTAAATGATTATCCAGTCCATTGAGTGTAGATGGATTTGCACAATTTCCAAGAAATTATCTAGATCTAGAGTTTAGGAAGACTGCATAAAAGAAGTTAATTTTCTGATTCTATAGCAGCTGAATAAAGGTAGATATTTGTTATGCTGTTGATATTGAGGATAGTTTGCCGAGTTTTAATCATTCAGATATTTTCTATGCAACAAATTGTAAATTCTCATGTCTAGTTTCGGTTGAGTTTGGAATTTGCATTTTGTTAGTTGCATTGAGAATGATCCAGGCAAGCTTCCTGAGTTAAAACAATAATCTCCAGTGAAAAAAGATCCACAATTTCCTGGAAATTGTCTAGAAACTAGCATTTACGAAGACTGCATGACAAGAAGTTATACATTTTTTTCACTTGTCACCTCAGTAATTTCTGATTCTATAGCAGCTGAATAAAGGTAGATATTTGTCATGCTGTTGATATTGAGGATTGATTGCCTAGTTTTAATCGTTCGGGTGTTTTCTATGCAACACATTGTATATTCTCATGTTTAGTTTCGGTTTGCGTTTGGAATTTGCATTGGCATCAGTTGCATTCAGAATGCTCCAGGCTAGCTTCCTGAGATAAAAGTAAAATCTTCAGTGGAAATTTAGGGTAAAAATATGCACCATGGTGCCGGGAGATTATTGATTTAAGCTGTCTAACTAAATTGGATAAAAGTAATTGCTCAAATACTATATTGATGATATCTATACTCTATAGCAGCAACTGTTGTCAGACATAGAGTTTTCCGAGCTATAAGTGTTAAGCTGGTTCAAAAATGTCAGCCTTGCTGCATGTGCATGAAGGATGACTTTCCTTCATAAAGTAGTCAACTTTTGTGGATTACAATCCATTTACATAATTAGTTTGTCTCATGTACATGAGCTGCAAGAGTACAAGTTATTAATTTTGAGATTGGCAATGTAGCTAAAGAACTATTTGTTTGTATTTCAGGTGTGTCATTCGTGGTTGTGTtcccaaaaagattttattttatggTGCTTCTTTTGGTTCTGATCTAGAGGTGAGTTTTTGACCATGTAATTAGAATGAATTATACAAAATCTGTATTTTAGGAAGAGTTTTTGAGTTATAAACTTATAATTAAAGtcagaataatttttttaaatatcaaattttCTGATCCAACATATAAAATCTTATATTAATATGGTTTGGTTCCAGAATCCAATAGAGTATAATTTATCAACAATATAACCTGATCTTGTTTCTTGACCTATTGAATAATGAATGTTTTCAATCATCCCACATCGGACTTGCAGGATGCAAGGAATTACGGATGGGAGCTGAATgagaaaattgattttaattggAAAAAACACTTACACAAGAAGGTACATGAAACGTACTGAATATTATTCAAACTCCATACTAAGAGAAATTGATTTCAAGTTCTATCTCATGCATTTTCTTGATCTTTTCATGATGCTGCCAGACAGAAGAAATAGTTAGATTAAATGGAACATACAAGCGTTTACTTGCGAATGCTGGAGTTAAGCTTTTTGAAGGTGAGGGAAGAGTTGCAGGTCCTAATGACGTTGAAGTGATTCAAATCGATGGGACAAAACTAAGGTATTCTGCAAAACATATACTAATTTCAACTGGAAGCCGTGCTAAGCGTCCAGATATTCCAGGTCAGGTGAGTGTAACTGTTGTCATTATATATGATTAACTTCGTGCAAATCTTGATTCCAATTAATTTGATTCACTGATTCTTTTATTTGTAGAGAGCAGAAACTCACTTTTACTTACTGCGTTAAGTGTAAACTTGTGCTTgttagatactccctccgttcaattaacttaattgagtcatttttctattttgggaagttcgaagataattgagtcatttctatttttggcaaaaagtaaccctctctcttactttattctctcttcatcttgcttactttattcactatccacttaacacactattcttaatctCCATACCGAAAAGAAGCGCCTCTATtaataaggaacggagggagtactactttagGTGATCACGACCTGTATGTTTGTTTTAGTGTCCATTTTTTCTCCCAAAATTGTTATGGCGAACTTTGCCCTGTATGAACTGCTATGATGTACACCTGTATTTGTGTTTACACCAGGAATTAGCCATAACTTCAGATGAGGCGTTGAGCTTGGAAGAGTTGCCTAAGCGAGCTGTCATACTTGGTGGAGGGTAACTATCTCTGTTGCACTTTGTTTTAACACATCTATATAGGCAGCATGGAATCGAAGTGAATGTCACTTATCTCAAATTCTGAATGCAGGTATATTGCCCTTGAGTTTGCTTCAATATGGCGAGGGATGGGTGTAGATGTTGATCTGTGTTTCAGAAAAGAACTTCCTTTAAGGTGAAAGTAATTACGTGAAATCATTTTTCTCTAGTTTCTAGCTACCTGCCAGAGTGAAACTTCTGGATATCATAGGCATAGATCATTTTCTTCTGTACTTTGGTCTTACTTGGTACGATGATCTCATACTATTCTCTCCTAAAATCTTACCAGAGGTTTTGATAACGAGATGCGAGCTCTGGTTGCAAGAAATTTAGAAGCAAGGGGAATCACCATGCATCCTTGGACAGCAATAACTGAGGTGCCACATCCTTTTTAAATTCGACTTCCCAATTTCATCAGATCTCACACACACAGAGAAAAGGAAATACAATGGATGAAATTTGCAAAGGAAACCCATGCTggaaataaaaaagaatcaaCAAATTAATGTATTGCATTCACATTTTATGCTtgatattttagttcattctgATATTGATAATGACTTGACACAACTAATTGGTGATTCAGCTTGTTAAAACCGAAGAGGGTATAAAAATTTTCACCAGCCACAGTGAAGAAATTACCGCCGATGTTGTACTCTTTGCCACGGGTAATTTCTCAACATCGGGGCCACTTTATTTTGGTATGCCGATAGTGATATGGTTACAGTGAACATAGTTTCTTGAAATCCCTTCTATGTTGGAACGAACCTGCATTTGAACATGTGGGTCTGAAATTTATACACTGCTGAACAAGAAATATACATATGTTTTTGGAAATGAACTTAACTTTGGCGTAATCTTTCCCTTCATGAGAGGCCAATGATGATTTTACACTCGTTGGCTACAGGCAGGGTCCCGAATGCTAAAAGGCTAAATCTGGAATCTGTAGGAGTTGAGCTTGATAGTACAACTGGCGCGGTGAAGGTGAGTTGTTATCAGTCAGTCATAATTGTAGAATTTTCTCTGTATTGCCGGAAAGTTCGTGATAAGAGAAAGATTTCTGACCATTATCGATTAAATATACAATTACAGAAAGATTTCTGACCATTATCGACTAAATATACAATAAAATGAAATCAGCATGGTGCAATACTGCATAGTAGGGCACGACTGCAGTTCCTTGTAGCCTATCAACATTCTATACTCTAATATTTGTCTTCCTGAATTTCAAATAATATAGGAAACTGCACGAACATAGTATAAGGAAACTGCTATTTGTCGTGTTTGATTTTCTGTAGTTCACTTAAGCTTAGATGACAGGTCGACGAATACTCCTGCACGAACATACCCAGCATATGGGCCATAGGTGATGTTACAAACAGATTGAATCTTACTCCCGTTGCCTTGATGGAAGGGACCTGTTTTGCCGTATGTTCCCTCTCTCACACTAAACTTCTGTGTGTTTGACAAAGATCCAGATATATCATGATACTCTAATTAAATGTGTCTTAATTGATAGAaaagtttttttctttactGTTGTAGAAAACCGTCTTTGGTGGACAGCCTACGGCACCTGATTATGACAACGTTCCTTGTGCTGTGTTCTGGTATTACCGCCTTCATAGCTGAACGTTTTACTTcgcaaattttaattaattgttttatcCCTTCTGGTATTGGATTTTAATTTAGGCAATCCAAATAAATAGCTTTGAAACTTTGAACTATATATGGATTCTTGATGCATCCTTCACATCCTTCTTGTCTTAGTAATTGTTTGtaacattttataattttataattacgtTGAACATGTTCTTATCTTATTTGACAGCATACCACCACTGTCGTTAGTCGGCCTCAGTGAGGAACAGGCTCTAGAGAAAGCAACCGGTGACATTTTGGTTTTCACGTCTACGTTTAATTCAATGAAGAACACTATTTCCGGGTATGCATATGGAGAGTTCGTTCTGTATGACAGATTATGAAATATTACCCGTAAAATTTCTAAACACGCGCTTCTGATGATATCCGTTGATGTTGTGCAGACGACAAGAGAAAACAATCATGAAGCTCGTCGCTGATGCAGAGACTGATAAGGTTCTTGGAGCATCCATGTGTGGGCCTGATGCTCCTGAGATCATGCAGGTACTCAAAATAATTTCCTCCTCTATCTCTATTCATCGTTATTCCTTTTTTCACGCTTGTAACCTTAACACGACCCTCTCCACACAGGGAATTGCTGTCGCACTCAAGTGTGGAGCAACCAAAGCACAATTCGACAGCACGGTGAGTTATAATCAACCTTTTTAGAAACAAAATATTACTTACTGTCATTTACACTTTTCATCTGTTATTTGATTCAATGCACAACTATTGCCTTGACACTAAATCTAGCTTGTTTGATAACGGATGTCTTTTTTTTTAACCTTGTTGGTTGAACTTTTCTACGATTTGGTTCGTCTATTTTCTTGAACTTCCAAGAAGCAGACGACGTGTGAGATATTTGCTACATTGTTTTGCACCAATTCGACCATCTCAGTGCTGCTAACACTTTGTCTGTGTTGTAGATTGGCATTCACCCCTCTTCTGCAGAGGAGTTCGTGACCATGCGGTCTGTAACGAGGCGAGTTTCTCCTAGCAAGCCGAAGACTATTCAGTAGCCATGGATGAGAATATGTGATGCTTCATAGTTGGCCAAACCTTGTTACACaccaaaattatattttcagcaggaaaatgcagaaaaaaagaaaagtagcAGATATAAAAGTAGCTGGAATCTCATAATACATACTACTACCATTTTCCTTgaattttatgatatttttgtgAAGTTAGGATTTTTGGGTTAAATTTGGTGGAAAATGTGATCTTGAGAGGCTTAATGATGGAAAATGGCATGGATTTTTCTTGAATTGCTCTTTGTTTTTGCCCTTCAAATTCCTAAGATTTAACGTATGATTTATTTTCGATATCACCAAAATACAAAATGGTACTCCATTTTCTAGGAAACTACTTTCGAGTTGGATATAAGTCACATGATTCTTTTGTATGTAGACTTTGAAAAGTATTTTCTAAGATAATATTGACTGTTATATTTCAATGAATATTCATAGTAGCAGAAATGGACTTTTCAACTCTGGACGCACATTTAAGTAGTGTTTTTTCATTAGTAAAAGATGGGTTGTTGGAATGATTATTACACGCCGTTTTCCTCActaaatatttcaattattaaatgttataattgttgttgtaaTTATATATCTAACATAATTATTAACAACAAGCTGTCACTTAATTTGGGTTTTGGCTAAAAATGCTTAGTAATGATTATCAAGAAACCATTTTGACATGGCATCTTGCTTAACTATCTTCAATCGAAATAAATCACATGATTAgtgaattaaaataatactaatatcgAAATccaatatcatactaatataCATGCCCAAGTGAAAGTAGGTAAGATTAAGACTTGCAAATTTCAGACCAAACTAGAACCAAACAATCACGTGTATTTGACAGTTTCTTTCAATTTAGGCAAGAAAATCTCATTAGCTCTCTCTCCTTTCTCTATTTATTTGTATGTAACAAAGCAAACACATCATTCTTTCTAGTTCATCAATCATCACCAAAAGgggtgtgagagagagagagagagagagagagagagagagagagagagagagagagagagagagagagagagagagagagagagagagagtttgatATGGAGTGGTTTGCAAGATTGCCTGAGGATTGCATATCAGAGATTCTGTCATACACTTCGGCTGTGGATGCTTCGAGATCATCGGCTGCGTCGAAAGAGCTCAAATCGGTGGCACAAAACGATGTCGTTTGGGAGAGATTCTTGCCTCTTGATTATCAAGAAATCATCTCCAAAGCAGTCTCTCCTCTCAAATATGCCACTAAAAAAGATCTCTATTTCAGCCTCTCTGACTCCCCTATCCTCATTGATCAAGGCAAAATGGTAACACTTCATTCTCATTCCATTTTATCATATTTCAACTTTTCGCAAACAATCGTCTCatatttccttttcctttcaTCCGCTATTAACtgtttcatttatattttactaattttgataaaaaaaacttcatattATTACACTAACtcttctcattcatattttattctatataaaagtagaattcATATTATGTTTAGATTTTTCACCCACTTTACGACCATGGTATGACATAAGGAGTAATAGATAAAAGATTTTCGTAGCTTCTAAAAGTTGGTGAAGTTGCACAATTTTTCCTTTACAAAAATATTGCAAAATGCATAGATTAAAAAACATTATCATACAATTCAACTCAAATAAGCCGAAACTAAAGTCAAGTTTATTGGCTTGACTTGTTACTTGCTATTTGATTAAAGCTCATACATAtccatattttaattatatctttCCATCGTATTTTATCTTCCATTTTAATATATGAGATATCAATGCATGTCACTTGTATATTACTAATAATTAACTATGTTTGATCAAAATCAGAGCTTTTCTATCGACAAAAGAAGTGGAAAGAAGTGTTTCATGATTGGAGCAAGGGAGCTTATGATTTCATGGAAAGGCTGTTGGGATTTCATTCCAAACCCAATGTCCAGgtttaaataatttcttaactAAACAATCTTCAAGTGTTTCAATAAATTCATCTCTCTCGAAATAGTAATTGCTATTTAAATCATGAGTTCTGACCCAATTGAGACACAATTAGTCCATTAGGGTCGAAATTCGTAATTTAAATGACATTTATTCCTTGTTTTTAAGTGCATATCGTGCACGCGTGCAAGAAGGGACTCGTCACGTAaagaaaattcatttttttgttgttgtttttattCAGATTCTCAGAGGTGGCAAAGCTGAGATCCATGGGATGGATTCACAttcaaggaaaaataaaaactgaaatCTTGTCCAAAAACACTATGTATGCAGCCTATTTAGTGTTCTTGCTAGAAAGCAAGGAAGGCCTAAGATCATCAAACACAGTATTAAGGTTAAGTCTCAATGACAAATCAAGGAAAAATGGTATAAAAAAAGAGCGTATTGAATCCAGAGAAACTGGGAAATTAGCAAAGATGAGAGGAGATGGATGGTTGGAGATAGAAATGGGAAGGTTCTACAACAGCAGCGACGACGAAGGCGAGGTGGAGGCGTGGCTCACCGAGATCAATAGCCCATACGACAAGTCCGGACTTATCGTCCATGGTATCGAGTTCCGACCTTTATAGCACGACAACGTCAAACAATACATTTATTTTCCATGTTGTTATGGTGACAAATTGAGTAAAGTAGCCCGCGAAAATTATAGGTTATATAGTGATTCTAGTTCTCTCTTTATTCCAAGCAGGGTTTTTCTGACCAAGTTGAACCGACCCTATGTTAAATTGTACTAGCAAATTTGAATTGTAGATATATTATCGGTCAGTTAAAATTTAAGCCTATAGTTCGACGACCAGTTCTAATATACTACAGTAATAAACATTTGTTTGTATCTTTTGTCAATGATATCTTTTTAACTTTGAATTGGGCCAACCTTACAAGTTATAAGTTCAAATTAATAAGCCCTTTATTAGAAAAATGTTATATGCTGactaatttgaaaataaaatgaatatataaacGGATCAGAGAATCGTGGTAAAAAAAGCTCATACTATAtgttataaaaatattactccatcacattgaatattgatataatatatttaaatcaaATTCAGTTTACTAGTATATACTAAATCATAAAGTGATCTCAAATCTTGCAGctttgtgatatttttagttttatgataaaattttcattaaagCATGAttagttatattaatttttgCTAAATGAAATGGGTATTCGTTTAACCacttatttttttatactaGATGGCTTAATCACACTTGAGGATTTTTAACACAATTATAGTATAAGTTTGATGCAATTATTGTACAGATTTGAGTATACACGAATGGTTGATTTTTAAGAGAGAAAAAATCAATCTAAATATGTATAGACACCTAGAAGTGGGGATGTGTGCATTCAATCAAGGAGACAAGTGCTGAAATTTGTCACAAGCCTAACCCCACTCATGCCTTTGATTTTGCTTTTGTTTTCACGTTCTGCAtggctttatttttattttatatatacatatgcgtgtattttatatatacaaatGTGACAGCCACGCCATACTACACAAGAAAACATtaataaattgtaattttccAATTAATGCAAAGTCCAAGTCAAATTAACACAGAGAGGCAATATATATAGTCCAACAATAAAAAAAGTTGGTAGCTTTCTGCAcccttttttcacttttttcacCTACTTTTTCCCTACTttactttcatatttttcacaaacttgaaaatatcatttcaaCGTACTACTCTAGAAGAGGAGCggtttcttttctttattttaatctaAATATCTAAGTCAAttactaaaattaattaatcaagctAAAATTATTTGCCTTTTAAAGGTTAATTAAGACTACATAATTGCATTTATTCTAAGGGGAATTATTCGTCAATCATAGGTTAAGACTACATATTTGCATTCATTGTAGATTCTAGCGATctagaaatttaaaataaattttgtatttttaattacGATATGAAAGGGTTTTCATTTGAACACTCTCTGATCTCTATATATGTATAGTCGTATATGCCAAATATGTAAGAGGAAATTGAGAATTATTTTAAGCTCTTTAAACAAAGATCTACGATAGATGCATATCTTTCTGGATAAGTGCAATTCTTGAGATTGAATCCCATTAGTAgcgaaaaatatatatttattcgtTTAATTCTTGTTCATTGATTTACTTTTTGTacatgtttgtttttatttttaaattttcacaAAAGAAAACGGCCATACATAAATTAATCCAATCAGTAATACTTTGTTCATAATTCTAAGCTGATTTATTCAAATGAATGATTCATCTATTTCCACATAGTGATAAGATAAGACATCATAAAAAGATACGGAGCAGATATAAAATATTGCAAAACGACGACAAATAGtcgacaaaagatatgaaactTTGACATTCACGTTCACTTAGGCTGCCTATATTTTCGCAATTATGAAGCAAAAGATTCACTCTttgcacaaaaataaaatagacgAAATGGTGAAACATCATTTCTCCATGCTTTATTAACCCATTTTCCCATTTCAAAACCCTTGTTCCTTCGATCTTCTTAAATTGAAATTATTTCTTCAAATTTGGAGAGAGAAGCCCTTTTGGTTCATGGATATTGATCTCTGCTGGAAAACTGGGGGGTGCTGGATTTTCTCTCTCATCACATTTTCATGGCTACAAAATCATCATCATCTCATATTGCTCCTTTTCTAATccttttatttctctctcttccaTCTTTCTTCGA
This sequence is a window from Salvia splendens isolate huo1 chromosome 5, SspV2, whole genome shotgun sequence. Protein-coding genes within it:
- the LOC121804937 gene encoding glutathione reductase, chloroplastic-like, whose product is MTRKMLVDGDLDKSDEGEALYDFDLFVIGAGSGGVRASRFSAQYGAKVGICELPFHPISSEVIGGVGGTCVIRGCVPKKILFYGASFGSDLEDARNYGWELNEKIDFNWKKHLHKKTEEIVRLNGTYKRLLANAGVKLFEGEGRVAGPNDVEVIQIDGTKLRYSAKHILISTGSRAKRPDIPGQELAITSDEALSLEELPKRAVILGGGYIALEFASIWRGMGVDVDLCFRKELPLRGFDNEMRALVARNLEARGITMHPWTAITELVKTEEGIKIFTSHSEEITADVVLFATGRVPNAKRLNLESVGVELDSTTGAVKVDEYSCTNIPSIWAIGDVTNRLNLTPVALMEGTCFAKTVFGGQPTAPDYDNVPCAVFCIPPLSLVGLSEEQALEKATGDILVFTSTFNSMKNTISGRQEKTIMKLVADAETDKVLGASMCGPDAPEIMQGIAVALKCGATKAQFDSTIGIHPSSAEEFVTMRSVTRRVSPSKPKTIQ
- the LOC121802193 gene encoding F-box protein PP2-B11-like, producing the protein MEWFARLPEDCISEILSYTSAVDASRSSAASKELKSVAQNDVVWERFLPLDYQEIISKAVSPLKYATKKDLYFSLSDSPILIDQGKMSFSIDKRSGKKCFMIGARELMISWKGCWDFIPNPMSRFSEVAKLRSMGWIHIQGKIKTEILSKNTMYAAYLVFLLESKEGLRSSNTVLRLSLNDKSRKNGIKKERIESRETGKLAKMRGDGWLEIEMGRFYNSSDDEGEVEAWLTEINSPYDKSGLIVHGIEFRPL